A region of Dioscorea cayenensis subsp. rotundata cultivar TDr96_F1 chromosome 5, TDr96_F1_v2_PseudoChromosome.rev07_lg8_w22 25.fasta, whole genome shotgun sequence DNA encodes the following proteins:
- the LOC120262144 gene encoding membrane protein PM19L-like: MASSPSQNCVILLLLLNFCISLILACIGGWALNYSVQNDYFIDRGVVPPRDYSPVYFPMGNGATGFFVIFSLISGVVGAASSIAGLSKMLPWGSDHGWLPAARSSGFTAWVLTLLSASLAIKEIALEGRNARLRTMEAFNIILAVTQFASIVAIHAA; this comes from the exons ATGGCCAGCAGTCCATCTCAGAACTGTGTCATATTGCTCCTCCTCCTCAACTTCTGCATATCCCTCATTCTTGCTTGTATTGGAGGATGGGCCCTAAATTATTCCGTCCAAAATGACTATTTCATAG ATAGAGGGGTGGTGCCACCGAGAGACTACTCACCGGTGTACTTCCCCATGGGAAATGGTGCCACTGGTttctttgttatattttcattgatatCTGGAGTTGTTGGTGCTGCATCTTCTATTGCAGGGTTATCTAAGATGCTTCCTTGGGGTTCTGATCATGGCTGGCTTCCGGCTGCTCGGTCTTCAGGTTTTACTGCATGGGTTCTCACTCTGCTTTCTGCTAG TTTGGCTATTAAGGAGATTGCTCTTGAAGGGAGAAATGCACGTTTG AGGACCATGGAAGCTTTCAATATTATTCTTGCGGTGACACAGTTTGCATCCATTGTGGCAATTCATGctgcatga